The following proteins are encoded in a genomic region of Deltaproteobacteria bacterium:
- the dinD gene encoding DNA damage-inducible protein D, with amino-acid sequence MNNKVDTVSGAISPFERIRRTNEAGGEYWSSRDFAQVLGYTDYRNFEQVVQKARTACFNSGQRIEDHFVDVTEMIEIGKGGQREVRTTLLSRYACYLVIQNADPSKEIVALGQTYFAVQTRRQEISDQSTEDERRLLLRDEIRIHNMRLAETAKRAGVITSMDYAIFQNHGYMGLYGGMTAQDIHRHKRLKKGRQILDHMGSTELAANLFRATQTEEKIRRERIIGKDRANQTHRDVGAKVRQTIRELGGTMPENLPTVGNIKEVRTKQRKELKGK; translated from the coding sequence ATGAATAACAAAGTCGATACGGTATCTGGTGCTATTTCCCCTTTTGAACGAATCCGTCGCACTAATGAGGCCGGGGGTGAATATTGGTCGAGCCGAGACTTTGCTCAAGTCCTTGGTTACACGGATTATCGAAACTTCGAACAGGTCGTTCAGAAGGCCCGAACCGCCTGTTTCAATAGTGGCCAGCGGATCGAGGATCATTTCGTTGATGTCACCGAAATGATCGAAATTGGAAAGGGGGGACAACGTGAGGTTAGAACAACCCTTCTTTCACGATATGCTTGTTATCTTGTCATCCAGAATGCGGATCCCTCAAAAGAAATCGTTGCTTTAGGACAAACCTACTTTGCCGTTCAAACCAGACGCCAGGAGATTTCGGACCAGTCCACTGAGGATGAACGTCGATTGCTTCTGAGAGATGAGATCAGGATCCATAATATGAGACTGGCTGAGACGGCCAAGCGGGCTGGTGTCATTACCTCAATGGATTATGCTATCTTTCAGAACCATGGTTACATGGGTCTTTATGGCGGGATGACGGCCCAGGATATCCATCGTCACAAGCGATTGAAAAAAGGTCGGCAGATTCTCGATCATATGGGGAGTACGGAACTTGCCGCGAATCTATTCCGCGCTACTCAAACAGAGGAAAAAATCCGTAGAGAGCGGATTATAGGTAAGGACAGGGCCAATCAGACACACAGGGACGTGGGTGCGAAGGTCCGGCAAACTATCCGGGAACTTGGGGGAACCATGCCAGAGAACCTACCCACGGTGGGGAATATCAAAGAGGTTCGGACTAAACAGAGGAAGGAATTAAAAGGGAAATGA
- a CDS encoding YifB family Mg chelatase-like AAA ATPase: protein MLSKVFSAGLIGIDAYPVEVEVDITLGMPHWNTVGLPESSVRESRDRVASAIKNSGYEFLQRKITINLAPADIKKEGTALDLPIALGLLASSNGLNRDRLKEFLIVGELTLSGAIKPIRGALAVALAAKKKSFQGIILPRENSSEAAIVKEIDILGVTHLSEVVEFLNGKKPLSPHVITTPLFSNNGHYDSDFSEIKGQELAKRAIEVAAAGGHNILMIGPPGTGKTMLAQRIPTILPPLSFDEALETTKIYSAVGLVEKEKPLLTHRPFRSPHHTISDAGMIGGGTVPKPGEVSLSHRGVLFLDELPEFKKNVLEVLRQPVEAGKVTISRAYSTLTFPSEFMLVTAMNPCRCGFFTSLQQLCRCSPVQLQNYRSRLSGPLLDRIDIQIEVPPVKYRELASLKEGESSETIRQRVLSAREKQTTRFQKQKVLCNAQMFPKLVRKFCALPPEGNQLLQSAMEKLRLSARAYDRILKVARTIADLAGSEPIETGHLAEAIQYRSLDRNNN, encoded by the coding sequence GTGCTATCAAAAGTTTTTAGCGCCGGGTTGATTGGGATCGACGCCTATCCAGTCGAGGTCGAGGTCGACATTACCCTCGGGATGCCCCATTGGAACACCGTCGGCCTGCCGGAGAGTTCCGTCCGGGAGAGTCGGGATCGGGTGGCCTCCGCCATCAAGAACTCCGGTTACGAATTCCTGCAGAGGAAGATCACCATCAACCTGGCCCCTGCCGATATCAAAAAGGAGGGAACCGCCCTGGACCTGCCGATCGCCCTCGGTCTCCTGGCCTCTTCCAACGGTTTAAACAGGGACCGGCTCAAGGAATTCCTGATTGTCGGGGAACTGACCCTCTCGGGGGCGATCAAACCGATCCGCGGGGCATTAGCCGTTGCACTGGCTGCGAAAAAGAAGTCGTTTCAGGGGATCATCCTCCCCAGGGAAAACAGTTCCGAAGCGGCCATCGTCAAAGAAATAGATATCCTCGGCGTTACCCATCTCTCGGAGGTGGTTGAATTTCTCAACGGTAAAAAACCGCTGTCCCCTCACGTGATCACAACCCCTCTTTTCAGCAACAACGGCCACTATGATTCCGATTTCAGCGAGATCAAGGGGCAAGAACTGGCCAAGAGGGCGATTGAGGTGGCGGCGGCCGGTGGTCACAATATTTTGATGATCGGTCCACCCGGCACCGGCAAGACTATGCTCGCCCAGCGGATCCCGACGATCCTGCCACCTCTCTCGTTTGACGAGGCGTTGGAAACAACCAAGATTTACAGCGCGGTCGGGCTGGTGGAAAAGGAAAAACCGCTCCTGACCCACCGCCCCTTCCGCTCCCCTCATCACACGATTTCGGACGCAGGGATGATCGGCGGCGGGACAGTGCCAAAACCGGGGGAGGTGAGTCTATCCCACCGAGGGGTTCTGTTTCTGGATGAACTTCCGGAGTTCAAAAAGAACGTCCTGGAGGTTTTGAGACAACCGGTGGAGGCCGGCAAGGTGACCATTTCGAGGGCCTACTCAACCCTCACCTTCCCCTCGGAATTCATGCTGGTGACCGCGATGAATCCCTGCCGGTGCGGGTTTTTCACATCCCTCCAGCAGTTGTGCCGTTGCAGTCCCGTCCAGTTGCAAAACTACCGGTCCCGCCTGTCCGGACCGTTGCTGGACCGGATCGACATCCAGATTGAGGTCCCACCGGTCAAATACAGAGAGCTGGCCTCGTTGAAGGAGGGGGAATCGTCGGAGACCATCCGCCAGAGGGTGTTGTCGGCAAGAGAAAAACAAACGACCCGTTTTCAAAAACAAAAAGTTCTTTGTAACGCACAGATGTTTCCCAAACTCGTCAGAAAATTTTGTGCACTCCCCCCGGAAGGAAACCAACTCCTTCAATCGGCGATGGAAAAATTAAGACTGTCGGCCCGGGCCTACGACCGGATACTCAAAGTGGCCAGAACGATCGCCGATCTGGCAGGGTCCGAGCCAATTGAAACAGGCCATCTGGCCGAGGCAATCCAATACCGGAGTTTGGACAGGAACAATAACTAA
- a CDS encoding pyridoxal phosphate-dependent aminotransferase, which produces MTVEINTIEKCYRELLKGGREVLRLFDGNPNHHGFHFPREILTKAYASFFAKGKYEPDPKGSLRARESIAQYYASCRMKVEPDHILLTPGTSESFFYLFSLLAKPGENILTPNPAYPLFDHIAELARIELRHYPLVEEKGWGIDLEKLSSQIDSQTRAIVLISPNNPTGAVVTAEEFEAIAMIARRENLAIISDEVFGEFIFCNENYPRVGAGFPRPDAETAPLLFTLNGISKMFALPALKLGWIAVTGDKKKVTVAVDRLETMADTFLSTHTPIQEALPRLFQEGRNFVKQYRQEVEARRNLAVKILRQSDKIRFVEPQGGFYLMAEVSDRPPSPSLAKEGVKGEVWHFRTEEDFIINLMKETGVFVHPGYFFDYEKGVHFVISFLAEQKVLKQGLARVVEFIENL; this is translated from the coding sequence GTGACCGTTGAAATCAACACGATCGAAAAATGTTACCGTGAGCTCTTAAAAGGGGGTAGAGAGGTCTTACGCCTCTTTGACGGGAACCCCAACCATCACGGTTTTCACTTTCCTCGGGAGATTTTGACCAAGGCCTATGCCTCCTTTTTTGCAAAGGGAAAATATGAACCGGATCCGAAGGGCTCCTTGCGGGCCAGAGAATCGATCGCCCAGTATTATGCTTCCTGTCGAATGAAGGTTGAACCGGACCATATCTTGCTGACTCCGGGAACGAGTGAATCCTTCTTCTACCTTTTTTCTCTCCTGGCCAAACCAGGAGAAAATATTTTGACGCCGAATCCGGCCTACCCTCTGTTTGACCATATTGCTGAGCTGGCCAGGATCGAACTGCGCCATTACCCTTTGGTAGAGGAGAAGGGGTGGGGGATCGACCTTGAGAAACTGTCTTCCCAGATTGATTCTCAAACCCGGGCCATTGTTTTGATCTCCCCAAACAACCCGACAGGGGCTGTGGTGACGGCGGAGGAGTTTGAGGCGATCGCTATGATAGCCAGGAGGGAAAACCTGGCGATTATTAGTGACGAGGTGTTTGGAGAATTTATTTTTTGCAATGAAAATTATCCCCGTGTAGGGGCGGGGTTTCCCCGCCCGGACGCGGAAACCGCGCCCCTACTCTTTACCCTGAATGGCATCTCCAAGATGTTCGCCCTGCCGGCCCTGAAGCTTGGTTGGATTGCGGTGACTGGTGACAAGAAAAAGGTGACGGTGGCGGTGGACCGGTTGGAGACGATGGCCGATACCTTTCTTTCGACGCATACCCCGATCCAGGAGGCGTTGCCCCGGTTGTTTCAAGAGGGGAGGAATTTTGTCAAACAGTACCGGCAGGAAGTCGAGGCCCGGCGAAACCTGGCGGTGAAGATTTTGCGACAATCCGACAAGATCCGGTTTGTGGAACCACAGGGAGGATTCTATCTGATGGCTGAGGTTTCAGACCGCCCCCCGTCCCCCTCCTTAGCTAAGGAGGGGGTGAAGGGGGAGGTCTGGCATTTCCGCACAGAGGAAGATTTTATTATCAACCTGATGAAAGAAACAGGCGTCTTTGTCCACCCCGGCTATTTCTTTGATTACGAGAAGGGGGTCCATTTTGTGATTTCGTTTTTGGCGGAACAGAAGGTTTTGAAACAGGGACTTGCCCGCGTCGTCGAATTTATTGAAAACTTGTAG
- the trxB gene encoding thioredoxin-disulfide reductase translates to MTEKVIIIGSGPAGLTAAVYTARGDLKPLLIEGYQAGGQLMLTTEVENYPGFPKGIMGPELMDLFRQQAERFGTRFLTQDVTRVDFSKKPSGEAPLQVFVGDQKYEAQSIIISTGASAKLIGLTNEKRLMGKGVTTCATCDGAFFRNMEVAIVGGGDSSMEEALFLTKFATKVTVIHRRHELRASKIMQDRAFANKKIKFLWDTVVEDVLGEKEVTGLKLKNVKDGKTGELKVAGLFVAIGHTPNTQLFKGQLKMDENGYLITHDGTKTNIPGVFACGDVQDHVYRQAITAAGSGCTAAIDAERYLAHS, encoded by the coding sequence ATGACTGAAAAGGTAATCATTATCGGATCCGGACCAGCCGGGCTGACCGCCGCCGTCTACACGGCAAGGGGTGACCTGAAACCGCTCCTGATCGAAGGGTACCAGGCGGGCGGTCAATTGATGTTGACGACAGAGGTCGAAAATTATCCCGGTTTCCCCAAGGGGATCATGGGACCTGAACTGATGGATCTCTTTCGGCAACAGGCAGAGCGATTCGGGACCCGATTCCTCACCCAGGATGTCACTCGCGTTGATTTTTCAAAAAAACCCTCGGGTGAGGCACCCTTACAGGTCTTTGTCGGGGATCAGAAATACGAGGCGCAATCGATAATTATTTCCACAGGGGCCTCCGCCAAACTGATCGGGCTCACCAATGAAAAACGGCTGATGGGCAAGGGGGTCACCACCTGCGCCACCTGCGACGGCGCTTTCTTCCGAAACATGGAGGTCGCGATCGTTGGCGGTGGGGATTCCTCTATGGAAGAAGCCCTCTTTCTAACAAAGTTTGCGACGAAGGTGACGGTGATCCACCGCCGCCATGAACTTCGCGCCTCCAAGATTATGCAAGACCGCGCATTTGCCAACAAAAAAATCAAGTTTCTCTGGGATACGGTGGTGGAAGATGTCTTGGGCGAAAAAGAAGTCACCGGCCTGAAGCTCAAAAACGTGAAGGATGGAAAGACTGGCGAACTAAAAGTAGCCGGCCTTTTTGTCGCGATCGGCCATACCCCCAACACGCAACTCTTCAAGGGACAACTGAAGATGGATGAGAACGGCTACCTGATCACCCACGACGGAACAAAAACAAATATTCCGGGCGTCTTCGCCTGTGGCGACGTCCAGGATCACGTCTATCGCCAGGCGATCACGGCCGCCGGCTCCGGCTGTACGGCGGCAATCGATGCCGAGAGGTACCTCGCGCATTCCTAA